A window of Hordeum vulgare subsp. vulgare chromosome 5H, MorexV3_pseudomolecules_assembly, whole genome shotgun sequence genomic DNA:
tttgtgataccttcGAAAAgaacccttatgtcgcccttaaggcgatttgaaatacttgatccgccgtttgaagcTTCtatatgatgcttaatccgccatggataaagtgattttgatcatcaacatgTTCTAAGCTTGAAAAAGATATGTGAAATCATCTTTAATAAATACTAAATGGTAACAAATTCCAGCCGTACCAAAATATTTCGGGATGAATCAGAAAAaggtctgaaaaaccttgtggcagtgccaggaaggtaaaaaaatagcaatttcgtcgactcataaggtcgcggcaggatggggcgagtcaaaaagctcaaacgccacccaagataatgatttcgtcggctcataaggtcgcgacaggatggggagagtcagaaagctcaagcgccacccaagataatgatttcgtcggctcataaggtcgcgacaggatggggcgagtcagaaagctcaagcgccacccaagataatgatttcgtcggctcataaggtcgcgacaggatggggcgagtcagaaagctcaagcgctacCCAAGATattgattttgtcggctcataaggtcgcgacgggatggggcgagtcagaaagctcaagcgccacccaagataatgatttcgtcggctcataaggtcgcgacaggatggggcgagtcagaaagctcaagcgccacccaagataatgatttcatcggctcataaggtcgcgacgggatggggcgagtcagaaagctcaagcgccacccaagataatgatttcgtcggctcataaggtcgcgacaggatggggcgagtcagaaagctcaagcgccacccaagataatgatttcgtcggctcataaggtcgcgacaggatggggcgagtcagaaagctcaagcgccacccaagataatgatttcgtcggctcataaggtcgtgacaggatggggcgagtcagaaagctcaagcgtcaGCCAAGATattgattttgtcggctcataaggtcgcgacaggatggggcgagtcagaaagctcatgcgccacccaagataatgatttcgtcggctcataaggtcgcgacaagataaCAAAATTGATTTCAATGAGGGaagccccaagtcgggaggcattttaattttattgctttataataagaaCCGAaagacttacaaaatgcagagcttaaaagctcaagtgtaataaggccgcaagtgggcaatattccaggggcgagttgactcagcctccgtggttggccggttaggccagagatccaccagataataagagccgttgcaaagatttttgctgacgacgaacggtccttcccatggcggtgacaacttatgcatgccagcacgatcttgtatcaaccgaagcactaagtcgccttcttgaaaggttcggctcttaacccagcggttgtgataacgccgtagatcctgctgatagatggccgaacgggccgcagccaagtcacgtgtGTCCTTTAATgcgtccaaggagtcttgacgcgccagttcgttgtcctgctccacataagcggcgactctaggcgagtcatgccttatgtcagtgggaagaacagcttctgctccatagaccagaaagaaaggggtaaaacccgtggaccggttcggggtggtccggatgctccatagcactgaacgcaactcttcgacccaacatcccggggttttttccaaggggaccatgagtcggggcttgattccccgtaaaacctcctgattcgcccgttccgcctgcccattagattgcgggtgagcgaccgcagaaacatcaagccagatatgctctcgacggcaaaactcctgcatcgccccttgggacaagttagtgccattatcagtaatgatactgtgcggatatccaaaccggaaatcagcttcttcaagaacttgaccgctgtctcggcatcgcaagttccaataggttctgcctcaacccacttggtgaacttatcaaccgccaccagcaaatgggttttcttgttggatgacattttaaaggggccaaccatgtctaacccccagaccgcgaaaggccaagtgatgggaatcattcttagttcttgagccggcacatgagcctgtcgtccataacgttgGCATCCGTCGCAtcggcgaactatctcttctgcatctgcatgagccgtcaaccaaaagaaaccatgacggaatgcctttgaaaccaaagagcgtgacctggcgtgatgcccgcaatctccggaatgaatgtcatttaggattatgcacccttcttcggaggaaacgcatcgttgaaaaactctagaagcactccgcttatataattcgccattaatGATCACCATAGATTTGCTCcgtcgaacaatttggcgggctaAAACTTCGTctcttggtaactcgccccgggcgagataggccagatagggaagaacccaatccagtgtgacatggagagccgccacgagttgagactcaggatctggtattgccaactcctcctccgacggcaaactcacggagggattatgcaaaatatccagaaaaacattagggggaactggctttcgctgagaacaaagacgtgaaagggcgtcagctgcctcgttgaggcgccggtcaatgtgatcaacctgatagccatggaaatgacccgccacatgagatacagctcttctgtaagccgccatcacagggtctcgagaatcccaagtgcctgaaacttgttgcgccaccagatcagagtcgccaaaacatctgactcgcgtaaggttcatctccttgccgagtcgcaagccgtgaagcaaggcttcatattcCGCGGCAttattagtgcacggaaacatgagccggaggacataacagaatttatctccttgaggggataccagtaccacaccagcccccgagcctttcagctgtctggatccatcaaagtaaatggtccagtatgtaagatcaggcctatCCTCCGgtgcctgcaactccgtccagtcattgacgaaatcaactaaggcttgagacttgatggctgtgcgaggggtgtatcgtacgtgatgcggcccaagttcaatcgcccacttggcaatccgccctgttgcctcccgattctggatgatgtccccgaggggggcggaactaaccaccatgatgggatgctcttggaaataatgcttaagtttgcgactagccataaacaccccatacactaacttctgccaatgtgggtaccgttgcttggaaagggttagtacttcgctgataaaataaaccgggcgctgcactgggtactccttccctgcctcctttctttcaatgaccaccgccacactcaccgctttggagtttgccgcaatatacagaagcatgggttctttttcagtcggggcggccaagaccggcgggttgactagttgccgtttcaaggcttcgaaagcttcatctgtttcatctgtccaaacaaaatggtcagatttctttagtagttgataaagaggaatcaccttttctcccaggcggcttacgaaacgacttaaagccgcaatgcgacccgccattcgttgaacttggttaacatttgctggttttccaagggacgtaactgctttgatcttgtctgggttagcttcaatgccatgctcagacaccaggaagcccaacaatttccctgccggaacaccaaaaacacacttggtgggattcagcttcatctgatatatccgcagattatcgaaagtttccttgagatcctccaatagcgtctccccctggcgggttttgatcacaatgtcgtcaacgtaagcgtggacgttgcgcccgatttggctgcggaggcaattctggatgcagcgctgataagtcgcccctccactcttgagcccaaacggcatggacacatagcaaaaagccccaaagggggttataaaagctgttttctcttgatcctccacagccattttgatctggtgatatccagagtaggcgtccaaaaagcacaaaagttcgcatcccgccaccgagtcaataatctggtcgatgcggggaagagcgaaagggtctttcggacaagctctgttgaggtccgtttaatcaatgcacatacgaaaggtaccattctttttgagtaccaggaccgggttagccaaccatttggggtggaaaacttccatgatgaatccagcggctaagagacgggcaacctcttccccgattgccttgcgccgctcctcgttaaacctgcgaagatactgctggataggttttgcctttgggtcaacattaagatggtgctcagcgaattctctcggcacaccaggcatgtcagaagctttccatgcgaagatgtcccgattctcacggatgaattcgatgagcgcgctttcctatttgggatccagacccatcccaatggtgaactgcttggatgaatcgccaggaacgaaatcaaccgtcttggtgtcatccgttggtttgaacttgaggggcgactcagcatctgtcgttggcttctttaagggtgacatgtcagccgggtcaacattggccggatgatgtttgagctcctctgcagcgcaggcaacttccgcataagccgtgtccccttcttcacattcctttgcaacccttctatcaccatcaaccgtaatgggtcccttagggccaggcatcttgagcttaaggtaaacatagcacgggcgagccatgaaccgggcataagtcggccgcccaaatagcgcatggtaggggcttttcaatttgaccacctcaaacatcagcgactcactcctgtagttatgtgccgttccaaatgcaactgtgagtctgactcggcctatggggtatgccgacttacccaggacgattccgtggaaaaccgtggttcaaggcatcaaatccttttccaataggttcatcctttggaaagtgtcgaagtacaagatgttaatgttgctgccgccatccattagcacttttgacAGGGTGTACCCCCAACTTGAGGAGctacgaccaatgctaagtcgccgggattgtcaactcttgacgggtgatcctccctactccatgatatggtctgctcagaccagtggaggtatctgggaagtgccggctcagacacactatacgcccggtgactcaccttcttatcgcgtctgcaagcattggtggtgaaaacgtggtattgcccattgcttaactattTGGGGTTGTTGCATAACAATTCGATTGTGCTATGCCAACTAGTCAGACAATCAGCCATAGCTCGACCACCATAGCAGTTGAGATTGTGCTCCACTACACCTTTGCTAAAATCTCCTTCTGCAACCCCCTTGATCTTTAAGTTGATCTCAAAAAACATGCTATCTCGTGCAATAAATGCTCGACTTGGTCCTGTCAAAGTTAATTCATCCTCCTGCACATAATACGTATACTAAGTTACTAAACAAGCTATATCAAAATATAGTGTGAAACCAAGTTAATTTGACCAATGTAAGTTCAAGGGACTCCAAGATAATGCTAAACTAGCTAGGGTAACATCACCTCTCCCTCTTACCTCTCGCAAAGAAAattcacatgagaccaaaaggcaaACAGTTTGATGAGACACGGTGTGATTCGACAATTGGGAATTAAAATACAAAAACTATGGCAACGGAATTATGGCTCAGAAGATTAGCAGTCAGGTGCAAAAACTGTCGTGTTTTCATATAGAAACTGGTTTTCTGAATCATGATATTCGCAACTACAAAGGATGTCAAGAATTATTTCAGTTAAAATAGATATATACAAGCTGTGCATCACTAGAGAAAGTAGAAGAACCTAGCATATATGTTGGGAGTATACAACTATTTACGTGCTATGGTACAGAACGAGTCTACAGACCTAGAATTAATATGAAAACATACTGTTGTGACTATTCATTATGGCAGTGATCAAACAAGCACTCTTCTATCCACACTTGATTAATGGTGAGGGCAACATTTAGACTTGATTAGCATGTATCAGTATTCAGTAATATACAGTAGTAAGCAAACACTACGGAGACTGAGGTAGGACGAACGTATACATACCGAAGAGGTGATGAGCTGGGGATCATCACTTTCACGCTTGAACAGATACACACATTTGTAGTCGACCGCATCCCTTGCGAGAACAGTGCCAAATACCCTGATAGGGTAGCCCACATCGGATTTAATAACCTTCAAGTACACAACGTTGACAGATGATGGCACAGTCTTGCTCCAGTCACAACAAGGAAGCTCTTTAAGCGGCGGTCCATGGATAGCGTCAGCTGTAAATTAAGGCCAGCGGCCAAACAAATCAGAACCAACAAGGGGGCGAGATGCATGAATTATTACTCCAACAAATGGATACCTTCCAGTGGGAAGGGAAACTGAGATAATATAAATCTAACCCCATCCAAATCTATGCCATTCTAGCTAATGAGGGCATGCCAATTGAAATATAGTAGTTGTGGATATACTTACACTCGTCATCAAGGTCGTAGAAGTCTATGATGAACTTGTGGACGCGGGTAGGGACAAGGGCATTCCTCTTGGGGTCAAGGTCAGCCAACCCTTTGCAGCGAAGTATGTGAAGAACCTGCCATGTCTTCTCCCAGAATGTTAGCTTCGGCTCAAGCTCTTGCTCTGGCTCGGACTCAAGGTCTTCCTCTGGCTCCGACTCCGACTCCGACTCAAGCTCTGGCTCCGGCTCGGACTCAAGGTCTTCCTCTGGCTCCGACTCCGACTCAAGCTCTTGCTCTTGCTCTGGCTCTGGCTGCGGTGGCGGTGCAATCTCCTCCAATGAGACCTTCAGGTTCAGCAGCAACGCTTTCTCTTGCAAGTTGAGCTCCACCTCAGGCTCAAGCCCCCGCTGCGGCAGCAAGGAATCGTCGTTTCTATAGTCCAAAACAACTGCAAAACAAGGACGCGGTTAAGTAGTCTTAGCCCAAAAGGACCAACAAAGACGGCAGACTTGCTCGTCAGTCCGCAACCATACCACCGCTGCTGTAGGTGCAAGGATGAGTATGCTTCAACTGCTCATTATGGTCCTCAGACAAGATCTTGCAGCCACCAAACCAAAAAATAAGGAATAAGAAATTGCAACGCATCACATATCATATTCATAGGAGAAGGGATGGAACGAGAGCAGGCCAGGGGGGGTACCGTGGTGCTGCTGGATCGTGTGGCATCCGGAGTGGTCTCAGGTTGGCGAAATCCGCTTCCGACGTCATTCCtgcacacacgcacgcacgcacattGGACGAATCCAAAATTCAGATTGCGTCGGAAGGAAGCTCCGACCGTGAATCCAAGTCCAGGAGCCTCTCTGGCCACGACTCCCGCCGGCGCCAAACCCTCGGCCTATCCCTCCACTCCAACACTGATTTACGACTCCCGCCGGCGCGAAACCGCCGGCCACTCCATTAAGTCTACGTACTGATTTACGTAAAGTTTTGAAGATATATGTGATGTGGGAGTTTTTCATTGGATTAAAGGAGTGGATGAGCCCACCCCATCTAAAAATCAGGGGGGGTTTAGATTAGATGGAAGTCGTAAGACGTACATAGGCATTTGTAGGTTTaggatttttgtttttttaattcatgaacacttttacaaattttcaaacattttctaaaatcaagatcatttttggaatttatgaacaTCTTATACTATTTTCAAACATTTAAAATGAAATTGTGAATTTTTTTGGACAATTTTCTTGAATTGGCACACATAGATCGGGagtgccagaagacctcttcccggcaccctgccagagggaggattgacctccgggagcttctccaccaccatggacgcttaccggacgtgtcgtgagtagtacttcttggaccatgggttcatgaccagtagctatgtgatgtcttctcttcaatcttatgcttcaattcttagcccttgtgagctgtcctatattatcaaggcatctatgtaatttacatgTTGCTGCTATGTTGAGTCTGCCCTACCTGATGTTAGGGTATCctgtaaaaaaaagaggcccggTAGggttccgggaggaggaagaggaagaggaatggAGGATGACCAAGAAAAAAAACAGATCGCTCAATCCTAACTACTATAAGAACCGTAGGGCCCGTTCGGACATGGGTCAGACTTATATGGGCCAGTTCTTCTCGGCTTAAAATAAGCTGCCTCCCCCAGCTTAAAAAATAAGTCGTGTCTTAAATTTGTTGAGCCTTCTAAGTGGACATGGGGTATATGAGCTCGAGCTCATATACTTtcggatgaacagtaaaatcagcAAATATAGTAAAAATtaaatcaaaaaaatctgaaattttgggACATGAAACATTGATGTTTTTTACATGCGTGCAAAATTTCATGGTGAAATCACATTTGTGGAGGGGtggaaaaaaaacaaaatcaatgcttcaaaaatagtgtTTTTTAAGCATTTTGGAGCATCAATTTTGTTTTTTGGTGTACACCTCCAGGAATGTGATTCTGTTACGAATTTTTTGCATGCATGTAGGAAAAACATCAATGTTTCTTATCATAAACTTTTAGCATTTTTTGAATAATTTTACTACTTTTTGGATTTTATTGTTCATCCGAGAGCATGTGAGCTCGAGCTCAGAATAGCACTTTTGCTTCTAAGTGAGTTATTCTATAGCTAGTTACGGGAAAATTTGGGAAAGGGGGCAACTTATTTTTTAAGCCGCTAAAAAAACTGGTCCTATATCTATTTCACGTGAACGGGTCCAAGTTGGCCCAGCCCATGTACGCCTTTTTTCGTATTTTCTTCTtgtttatctctcatttttaAGGTTTTACCTTTTGCACAGAGGACAAGAGACTAGATACCAACTTTATACCAACTTGAAGATACAACATCGCCATCCGCTTGagtctggtcactatgaggaaaatAAATCCCTAACCTAAACTATTAGCCGCAACGGAGGTTCTGCAACCGGCTGCCTAAGTGGAAGGCAAGGGAGGTAGATCCATGGGCTTACATGCAAAGGGTGAAGGGGACGAGTGCCCTAGCCGCCGCATTCGcacgagaaaaagaggaaaagttTTGTTTCATTGCAAACGGAAACCATCCTCTCCATATCGTCAATGGCCTACATTGACTCCTCACCTCGAGACAGTTCTTGACGGAACTGGCCAAACGGATCGACCCGACATGACATGATCCGGCCAAATGTAATCGTGGCAGAGAACAATGTTACACATATAGACCACATTCTATAGAATTAAAGGCCCTGTTTCGAACCGCAAcatattatgataatctggattgtaAAGATAGATTATATATTCTGGTTAATAAATATAATCTATGTGTGCatatttggaggccagattatataaactgtaattcaggttttacattgcataatgatatGTCTGCTCTCTGTTTTTTAAAAGCGAAAGTTGGTGGTgccaggaatgtaattatcttcaactttacaaggataatgggtcattagcaatccataatctgattttagctggggtacaGTAGTTTGTCAGTTTTTTataatctgtccatctagtttttataatctacatcatAATATGTTCTGTTTGAAGACAGAATAaattataaaaactgaattatataatctTGGTGTTTTCAGGCCTAAGTTACAAACTTGTGTGATAGTTTTTGGTTGGATGGAAAATCACAAGCACAACCCATGTTTGAATTCAAGGCGAAGAGAGATTGGTTAGCGGGAGGGGTCTATGTGATTACTCCGTAACCAGGCCCGTAAATATAGCATTTTTAATCTTAAGACACCAAACTTACAAGGTTTTATCATTTTTAAGGATGTGCTTGAAATGCTCTAAGACACAATACACTAGCAGTCACTGAAGTTGAGGCCGAAGCACAATACGGTCATTGGACTTTAGAATACGCTCAATACAGTCATTGAATGCGACTTGTGGTGATTATACGGTCACTCCTCGCCATATAGCTCCGTATTCTGTTGAGTTGTCAAACATCATTGTCAATTTTTCAAAACCCCCCTCGAATTGTTCCGGACTGCAGCTACATGTGTTTTCAATTGCTCTATGTATAGCTCAGGAAAGCCAACAAAGGCTCTCTGTTTCGCACCGCGTCAGCCCTCTCGCCCGGTGTAGCCCATGCAGGCCTCCACCCCTACCACGTACCCCGCCTTCTCCTTACGTGTCACCgcttcttcctcctatatatcgcACCCGTGGCCTcgatctcctctcctcctcaactCACTCCACTCCACTCTACCGGCGGCCGGCGTAGCGAAGCGAGGAGGAAAGGAAGGCGCAACGGCGGAGCGCGGGCAGTACGGCGGGCACCACGGCGCAGGGCAGCAGCAGCACATGCGCGGCGTGAAGGGCATGCTGCATGAGAagggcccgtcgtcgtcgcctccGCGGTCCCCTTCGCCGGTGCCGGCGACCCCGCCGAGGGCGTCTCGCTCGTCGGCGGCCAGGTCCCttaagctcctcctcctcctccagcggaATGGCGACCGCGGGTCGGACCTCTCTGTGGTGTCGCTCCTCGCGCTCCAGGCCGAGTCGCACTACCTGCaggctcttctcgtcctcctcctcggccgagcGGATCCGGAGGCGGCGGCCTCGGATctcgccggatctggccggagGAGGGGCCAACAATGGCGGAGCGCGGGCAGTACGGCGGAGGGGCAAGGCTGGGCCGCAGCGAGGCTAGGTGGGGCTGCATGCCGACGGTGGTCCGGGCGCAGCCGCGGTGTGGTGGCGGCAGCGGAGCGCATGAGGCAGCGAGGTCgccggagggcgcggcggcggggtCGCCAGGCGGAGTAGAGGGGCGAGCGGCGACGCTGGGTGGCCAGGAGCCCGAGTGGCCGGCGACGGACGAAACAATTCGAgggattttttgaatttttccaaTGATGTTTGACCGGTCAACTCAACAGAATACGGAGCTATACGGCGAGCAGTGACCGTATAATCACGACAACTCGTATTCAATGATCATATTGAGCGTATTCTAAAGTCCAGTGACTGTATTGTGCTTCGGCCTCAACTTTAGTGACTGCCAGTGTATTTATCTTATGCTCTAATATATAGATGGGATGATTTCTCTCGGGATTCGAGCAGGAGGCCGCTGGCCGACGGTAGTACTGACGGGTACCGCGTACGTGTCGTGCAACGTCGGGGTGCTTTGCAGGTGTCGTTCTACATACAGTACTTCAATCTTTCCAGGTGTCGTTCTTCAATCTTTCTACATACAGTACTTTGCAGGTGTCGTTGCATAGGAGCTCACCGTGGCCAGGCAAGCTTTACGCAGGCGGCGCCAAATCGCGCCGCTCTACCACCTTCCCGTCTCCTCTCGTCGTCACCATTTATTCCCTGCAGCGCCATAGGAGGGGTCAGTGATCATCACTAGCTAAGCTAGCTTACAAAAGCAGTTAACTCTCGAGAGGATTGCCGGATATCGATCGAGCGAGGCCGACCCGACGCCGGCCATGAGCGACCAGCCCCAGCCCGTCCGCACCGGCGACGTCTACCCGCCCTCCGCGTCTGCTCACGACGCGCGCCGCCAGCGCGACGAGGTCCTCGGCACCCATGGTGGTGATCAGCAGCAGAATCAAGATGGCGATCTCCGGGTCACCGAGGCCGACGAACCACACGCCGGGAGACGCGTCGTCACCGCCACCGCCGGCGGCCAGGTACGTAACATCTACTCCTACGCATCATGACAAATCAATATATATATGTCGTACGCACGCGCACGCGCCATGATCTTGCATGCATGGCCACGTGATGCCACTCCGAACGCACGCACgcaatatgcatgcatgcatgcaggtgATGGCGCAGTTCACGGTTCCCGTGCCGGGCGCCGGCGTGGAGGAGGCGACGGACGCGGTGACCATCGGCGAAGCTCTGCAGGCCGCGGCGCAGACGTCGGCGGGGGACAGGCCGGTGGACCTCGCGGACGCGGCGGCGGTGCAGGCCGCCGAGACGCGCGCCACGGGGCTCGGCCGCGCCATCCCCGgcggcgtggcggcggcggcgcagcagGCCGCGGAGTCCAACATGAGGCCCGGCCTTGCGGAGGAGGACAAGGTCCGGCTGATGGACGTGCTGGGcaacgccgccgacgtgctgccggccAACAAGGTGGCCACGAGGGAGGACGCCGTTGCGGTGGCCACGGCTGCGGAGCGCAACGCCGCtgcgggaggagggggagggggagggggcaagGGCGTCGCCAACGCGGTGGCCGCGGCCGCCGAGATGAACGAGAGGAGGATGACGCGCCGGCGGCAGGCTTAGGACGTGCGTGCGTGCTGCGTGGCCGCCTTGTTGCACTACGTGGTTGTAATCCGTGATGTAATCTCCAGCGTACTGCACGTTTTTTCATCTGTATTATATTACGTATGTACAAGATCCTCTACGTTTTTTCTTTGCGTTCTTTTATAACCACGTGCCTTCTCTTTTTTACTACAGGGGTGGGTCTGAGGCAGGGCGTGTTATTTTTGCAAGGGCACTGCTAGGTAGTTGCGCCGGTCGTGCCATAGCCGCGTTCCCATCGGATCCGCGGCAGGCAGGATCTCGAGGAGGGTCTTCCCCATCTATCACAGGCTGCCATAGATTTGGGCTCAAGCTCCGGGATGAGCTCCGTTGCCAGAACAAggttgcaacaaaacagaatgacATACTCCCTTtgtctcaaaataactgtcttaagcttagtacaattttgtactagagctaatacaaagttgagacacttattttggatattagagctaatacaaagttcagacacttattttgggacggagggagtatgtagaAATTTGTATAATGGTTGTAGCATTTTGCCTTACGTGAAGAAAAAAAATTTGTCGGTGCAGGCAACAAAAcaatacggttgcaacaaaaacagAACGAGGATGTAACAAAAAATATAATGGTTGTAGTATTTTCCTATCATGG
This region includes:
- the LOC123398855 gene encoding late embryogenesis abundant protein 3-like, whose translation is MSDQPQPVRTGDVYPPSASAHDARRQRDEVLGTHGGDQQQNQDGDLRVTEADEPHAGRRVVTATAGGQVMAQFTVPVPGAGVEEATDAVTIGEALQAAAQTSAGDRPVDLADAAAVQAAETRATGLGRAIPGGVAAAAQQAAESNMRPGLAEEDKVRLMDVLGNAADVLPANKVATREDAVAVATAAERNAAAGGGGGGGGKGVANAVAAAAEMNERRMTRRRQA